The Scyliorhinus canicula chromosome 13, sScyCan1.1, whole genome shotgun sequence genome contains a region encoding:
- the LOC119975772 gene encoding G-protein coupled receptor 87-like encodes MAESTERIEIATSTNSSSNATCQFSSDGLAIFTITAFSLIFAVGIILNSLAFWVYFCHVPNSNSIIIYLKNLVAADLLLVLSLPVRIGAEKKVGSTVLRKIYCNYTACIFYLNMYSSILFLGSHCSKQIPENSQTI; translated from the coding sequence ATGGCTGAGTCGACAGAACGCATCGAGATCGCTACAAGCACAAACTCCTCCAGCAATGCCACTTGCCAGTTTTCTTCTGATGGCTTGGCAATTTTTACAATTACCGCCTTTTCATTAATATTTGCAGTTGGCATCATTCTCAACAGCCTGGCTTTCTGGGTGTATTTCTGTCACGTCCCCAACAGCAATAGCATCATCATCTATTTAAAGAACTTGGTAGCAGCCGATTTATTGCTGGTCCTCTCGCTGCCGGTAAGAATTGGTGCAGAGAAGAAAGTGGGTTCCACAGTACTGAGAAAAATCTACTGCAACTATACAGCATGTATATTCTACCTGAACATGTATTCAAGCATTCTCTTCCTGGGGTCCCATTGCAGCAAACAGATACCTGAAAATAGTCAAACCATTTAA